Proteins encoded within one genomic window of Arachis ipaensis cultivar K30076 chromosome B08, Araip1.1, whole genome shotgun sequence:
- the LOC107614361 gene encoding beta-fructofuranosidase, cell wall isozyme: MADLSPIILLLALFSLIYGNAIASHHVYRNLQTHQSSDDSSSNQPYRTAYHFQPPKNWINDPNGPMRYKGLYHLFYQYNPKGSVWGNIVWAHSVSKDLVNWIPLDAAIFPSQPSDINGCWSGSATMLPGGKPVILYTGIDPNNHQVQNLAFPKNLSDPFLREWIKSQKNPLMAPTVANKINSTSFRDPTTAWKGKDGYWRVLIGNKVNTMGRAILYKSKDFVNWVEAKQPLHSAQRTGMWECPDFFPVLNNGPVNVGLDTSVDGDHVRHVLKVSLDDKKHDYYLIGTYDASQDVFTPDNGFEDNSQPVLRYDYGKYYASKTIIDDGKNRRVLFGWVNESSSQNDDIKKGWSGIHTIPRSIWLHKSGKQLIQWPVQEIESLRVNPVNWPTKLLKGGELLQVNGITAVQADVEISFQVRGFQKAEVLKNWADPQILCGMKGAGVKGGIGPFGLLVFASKDLQESTAVFFRIFRYQNKNLVLMCSDQSRSSLNKENDMTPFGTFVDVDPLHENLSLRTLIDHSVVESFGGEGKACITSRVYPTLAINEKAQLYAFNNGTSSVRITRLSAWSMKKANINGN, translated from the exons ATGGCCGATTTGTCTCCAATAATCTTGTTGTTGGCACTTTTCTCTCTCATTTATGGTAATGCCATAGCAAGCCACCATGTTTACAGAAATCTTCAGACTCATCAATCTTCTGATGATAGTTCCTCCAATCAACCTTACAGAACTGCTTATCACTTTCAACCTCCAAAGAATTGGATCAATG ACCCTAATG GACCAATGAGATACAAAGGACTATACCATCTATTCTATCAATACAATCCCAAAGGTTCTGTTTGGGGCAACATTGTGTGGGCCCACTCTGTATCAAAGGATCTTGTGAATTGGATCCCACTTGATGCTGCCATCTTCCCATCTCAGCCGTCAGATATCAATGGATGCTGGTCAGGATCAGCCACAATGCTCCCTGGGGGCAAACCTGTCATTTTATACACTGGAATTGACCCAAATAACCACCAAGTCCAAAACTTAGCCTTTCCTAAGAATTTGTCTGACCCATTTCTTAGGGAATGGATTAAGTCACAAAAAAACCCACTAATGGCACCAACTGTTGCTAATAAGATAAATTCAACCTCATTTAGGGATCCTACTACTGCATGGAAAGGAAAAGATGGGTATTGGAGGGTGTTGATTGGAAACAAAGTAAACACTATGGGAAGGGCAATTTTGTACAAAAGTAAAGATTTTGTTAACTGGGTTGAAGCCAAACAGCCTCTACATTCAGCCCAAAGGACTGGAATGTGGGAGTGTCCTGATTTCTTTCCTGTTCTCAATAATGGCCCAGTTAACGTTGGTCTTGATACATCTGTGGATGGTGATCATGTTAGGCACGTGTTAAAGGTTAGTTTGGATGATAAGAAGCATGATTACTATTTGATTGGTACTTATGATGCTTCCCAGGATGTTTTTACTCCGGATAATGGGTTCGAGGATAATAGTCAACCTGTGTTAAGATATGATTATGGTAAGTATTATGCATCAAAAACTATTATTGATGATGGGAAGAACAGAAGGGTGTTGTTTGGTTGGGTCAACGAATCCTCAAGTCAAAACGATGATATCAAGAAAGGATGGTCTGGAATTCAT ACTATTCCAAGATCTATCTGGCTTCATAAATCCGGAAAACAGTTGATTCAATGGCCGGTCCAAGAAATTGAAAGTCTACGTGTGAACCCTGTAAACTGGCCCACCAAATTGCTCAAAGGTGGTGAACTCCTCCAAGTTAATGGAATCACTGCAGTACAG GCTGATGTTGAAATTTCATTCCAAGTGAGGGGGTTTCAAAAGGCAGAAGTATTGAAGAATTGGGCAGATCCTCAGATTCTGTGTGGTATGAAGGGGGCAGGAGTAAAAGGTGGTATTGGACCCTTTGGTCTGCTAGTTTTTGCTTCAAAAGATTTGCAAGAGAGCACAGCAGTGTTCTTCAGAATATTTAGATACCAAAACAAGAACTTGGTGCTCATGTGTAGTGATCAAAGCAG GTCTTCGCTCAATAAAGAGAATGACATGACCCCATTTGGGACTTTTGTTGATGTGGACCCTCTTCACGAGAACCTCTCACTAAGAACTTTG ATTGATCACTCAGTAGTGGAGAGTTTTGGAGGAGAAGGAAAGGCATGCATCACATCTAGAGTTTATCCCACCTTGGCAATCAATGAGAAGGCCCAATTGTATGCTTTCAATAATGGAACTTCATCTGTTAGGATCACCAGATTGAGTGCTTGGAGCATGAAGAAAGCAAATATCAATGGAAATTAA